A part of Tardiphaga sp. vice304 genomic DNA contains:
- a CDS encoding transglutaminase-like domain-containing protein, with the protein MQIFAGYDIAFQCYQETPMILMLSIHPSRESDLLTPHRVTFSQDVQARDYLDMFGNTCTRIIAPPGLTEIRNDFLISDSGLPDEVNLDARQTPIAELPDDVLVYLLGSRYCDTQKLSDLAWSMFGHVPGGWSRVQAIVDYAHERIDFSYHHARNDRTASEGHDERVGVCRDYAHLAVTLCRCMNIPARYCTGYLGDIGVPIDPAPMDFSAWFEVFLDGRWYTFDARHNHPRIGRVVIARGRDAADVAISTAFGAAPLARFTVITDEVKTETPAVGPTSMVA; encoded by the coding sequence GTGCAGATATTTGCGGGTTACGATATTGCGTTTCAATGCTATCAGGAAACCCCGATGATACTGATGCTAAGCATTCATCCATCGCGGGAATCGGATTTGCTCACTCCGCACCGCGTCACGTTCTCGCAGGATGTTCAGGCCCGCGATTATCTCGACATGTTCGGCAATACCTGCACCCGCATCATCGCCCCGCCCGGCCTGACCGAAATCAGAAACGATTTTCTGATCTCCGACAGCGGCCTGCCGGACGAAGTGAATCTTGACGCCCGGCAGACGCCGATTGCAGAACTGCCCGACGACGTGCTCGTCTATCTGCTCGGCAGCCGCTATTGCGATACGCAGAAGCTGTCCGATCTCGCCTGGTCGATGTTCGGTCACGTTCCCGGTGGCTGGTCGCGCGTGCAGGCGATCGTCGATTATGCCCACGAGCGCATCGACTTCAGCTATCACCATGCCCGCAACGACCGCACCGCGTCGGAAGGCCATGACGAGCGCGTCGGCGTCTGCCGCGACTACGCGCATCTCGCGGTTACCTTGTGCCGCTGCATGAACATTCCGGCGCGATACTGCACCGGCTATCTCGGCGACATCGGCGTACCGATTGATCCCGCGCCGATGGATTTCAGTGCCTGGTTCGAGGTCTTCCTCGATGGGCGATGGTACACGTTCGACGCCCGCCACAATCACCCGCGTATCGGCCGCGTCGTGATCGCCCGGGGCCGCGACGCCGCGGACGTGGCCATCTCGACGGCTTTTGGGGCAGCGCCGCTAGCACGCTTCACCGTTATCACCGACGAGGTGAAAACCGAGACGCCTGCCGTGGGGCCGACCTCGATGGTGGCGTGA
- a CDS encoding thiamine pyrophosphate-binding protein, whose protein sequence is MTPTSPADDATLTPVWREVARAIADLGARRCFGLVGGANFKVTLGLTDLGVEFIAARHEGGAVSMADVAARLTRDLTVASVTAGPGLTNAITGIGEAAKSDTPLLVLAGDVVRGDTRSAFAFHQAELVHAVGGIWRQIADPMTAYEDAWQAGLLALRERKPVVLSLPVDVQEIKVAAKLGSKHAPITKTPPVNSERLDELVATLRAAKKPLILAGHGAVVADAEALLTELADRTGALLATSVQAHGMFSGHPWNLGVAGGFSSPATAELMAQSDMLMAFGMSLNMWTTKKGRLISDAAQLVQIDVERGRIGVHRPVDLELEGDAAAVATAVLAALGDDLPGWRTPEVAAIMIARSNRNFAYEDTSDAGHIDPRTLSKAVDDILPKDRTVVVDGGHFVGWVARYLSVPDMRGWCIPIAFQSIGLGLAGAIGAAVVQPDRLTVLAVGDGGFLMAIAELETAVRLKRRLCIFIYNDSAYSAEVHHFVPEGYSGAMAQFPVTDFAAIARGYGADGVVVRTLQDLAPLQRWVADGAQGVFIVDGRINPALVADWYHEIFGAANL, encoded by the coding sequence ATGACCCCGACATCTCCCGCTGACGATGCCACCCTGACGCCGGTCTGGCGTGAAGTGGCGCGGGCCATCGCCGATCTAGGCGCCAGACGCTGCTTCGGTCTGGTCGGTGGCGCCAATTTCAAGGTCACGCTCGGCCTCACCGATCTCGGTGTCGAGTTCATCGCCGCGCGCCACGAAGGCGGCGCGGTGTCGATGGCCGACGTCGCGGCGCGCCTGACGCGCGACCTCACGGTCGCCAGCGTCACCGCGGGGCCAGGCCTCACCAATGCCATCACCGGAATCGGCGAGGCCGCCAAATCCGACACACCGCTCTTGGTGCTGGCCGGTGACGTCGTGCGCGGTGATACGCGCTCGGCTTTCGCCTTCCATCAGGCCGAGCTGGTCCACGCCGTCGGCGGCATCTGGCGGCAGATCGCCGATCCGATGACGGCCTATGAGGATGCCTGGCAGGCGGGGTTGCTGGCGCTGCGCGAGCGCAAGCCCGTGGTGCTCAGCCTGCCGGTTGATGTGCAGGAGATCAAGGTCGCAGCGAAACTCGGCAGCAAGCACGCGCCGATCACAAAGACGCCGCCGGTCAATTCCGAGCGGCTCGATGAACTCGTTGCCACGTTGCGCGCGGCCAAGAAGCCGCTGATCCTCGCCGGCCACGGCGCCGTCGTGGCGGACGCCGAAGCGCTGCTGACCGAACTGGCCGACCGCACCGGCGCGTTGCTGGCGACCTCGGTGCAGGCGCATGGCATGTTCAGCGGCCACCCTTGGAATCTCGGCGTCGCCGGCGGCTTTTCCTCGCCGGCCACGGCCGAGCTGATGGCGCAGAGCGACATGCTCATGGCGTTCGGCATGTCGCTGAATATGTGGACCACCAAGAAGGGCAGGCTGATTTCCGACGCCGCCCAATTGGTGCAGATCGACGTCGAGCGCGGCCGCATCGGCGTGCATCGCCCGGTCGATCTCGAACTCGAAGGCGATGCTGCCGCCGTTGCAACTGCCGTGCTGGCGGCGCTGGGCGACGACCTGCCGGGCTGGCGCACGCCCGAGGTCGCCGCGATCATGATCGCCAGGAGTAACCGCAATTTTGCCTATGAAGACACCAGCGATGCCGGCCATATCGATCCGCGCACGCTCTCCAAGGCGGTCGATGACATCCTGCCGAAGGATCGCACGGTCGTGGTCGATGGCGGGCATTTCGTCGGCTGGGTGGCGCGCTATCTCTCGGTGCCGGACATGCGCGGCTGGTGCATCCCGATCGCGTTCCAGTCGATCGGGCTTGGCCTAGCCGGCGCGATCGGCGCGGCCGTGGTGCAGCCCGACCGGCTGACGGTGCTCGCCGTCGGCGATGGTGGTTTCCTGATGGCGATCGCCGAGCTGGAAACCGCGGTGCGGCTGAAGCGGCGGCTGTGCATCTTCATTTACAACGACAGCGCCTACAGCGCCGAGGTGCATCACTTCGTGCCGGAAGGCTATTCCGGCGCGATGGCGCAATTCCCGGTCACCGACTTCGCGGCGATTGCGCGTGGCTACGGCGCCGACGGCGTGGTGGTACGCACGCTGCAGGATCTCGCGCCGCTGCAGCGCTGGGTCGCTGACGGTGCGCAGGGCGTGTTCATCGTCGATGGTCGCATCAATCCGGCGCTGGTCGCGGACTGGTACCACGAGATTTTTGGCGCGGCGAATTTGTAG
- the cbbX gene encoding CbbX protein, protein MTALAPAEPAELSVERIDLRREFNEVGIGDVLEQLDRELIGLKPVKTRIREIASLLLIERIRKRMNLSAEVPTLHMSFTGNPGTGKTTVALRIAAILHKLGFVRRGHVVSVTRDELVGQYIGHTAPKTKEILKKAMGGVLFIDEAYYLHRPDNERDYGQEAIEILLQVMESQREDLVVILAGYGDRMAKFFASNPGFRSRIAHHIDFPDYSDTELFAIAELMLREMNYKFTLESADAFVRYIGLRKTQPLFSNARSIRNALDRIRLRQANRLVADLDRELTTDDIMSIEPSDVLASRVFGAVQNHGD, encoded by the coding sequence ATGACCGCGCTGGCGCCTGCTGAACCCGCTGAGCTGTCGGTCGAGCGCATCGACCTGCGCCGCGAGTTCAACGAGGTCGGCATCGGCGACGTGCTGGAGCAGCTCGATCGGGAGTTGATCGGGCTGAAGCCGGTGAAGACGCGAATCCGCGAGATTGCCTCGCTGTTGCTGATCGAGCGGATTCGCAAGCGGATGAATCTGAGTGCGGAAGTGCCGACGCTGCACATGTCGTTCACCGGCAACCCCGGCACCGGCAAGACCACGGTGGCGCTACGCATCGCCGCCATCCTGCACAAGCTCGGTTTCGTCCGCCGCGGCCATGTGGTGTCGGTGACGCGCGACGAACTGGTCGGGCAATATATCGGCCACACCGCGCCGAAGACCAAGGAGATCCTGAAGAAGGCGATGGGCGGCGTGCTGTTCATCGACGAGGCCTATTATCTGCACCGCCCCGACAACGAGCGCGACTACGGCCAGGAGGCGATCGAGATCCTGCTGCAGGTGATGGAAAGCCAGCGCGAGGACCTGGTGGTGATCCTGGCCGGCTACGGCGACCGCATGGCCAAGTTCTTCGCCAGCAATCCCGGCTTCCGCTCGCGCATCGCACACCATATCGACTTTCCGGACTATTCCGACACGGAGTTGTTTGCGATTGCCGAACTGATGCTGCGCGAGATGAACTACAAGTTCACGTTGGAATCCGCTGACGCCTTCGTGCGCTATATAGGTTTGCGCAAGACGCAGCCGCTGTTTTCCAATGCGCGCTCGATCCGCAATGCGCTGGACCGTATCCGGCTGCGGCAGGCCAACCGGCTGGTCGCCGATCTCGACCGCGAGCTCACCACGGATGATATCATGTCGATCGAGCCCTCCGACGTGCTGGCCAGCCGGGTGTTTGGAGCGGTTCAAAATCACGGAGATTGA
- a CDS encoding Crp/Fnr family transcriptional regulator, with translation MDKMPKDQFDPKSFLAHVGHGKTITEYRKNQMIFCQGEKAEAVFFIQKGRIKLTVLSEQGKEAVVGILEAGQFFGEGCLTGHPLRIATTTALEDCVITSITKTAMIATLHDEPAFSEMFITYLLTRNSRIEEDLVDQLFNSSEKRLARLLLILAHFGKEGRPQPIAVELSQETLAEMIGTTRSRVSFFMNKFRKLGFISYNGKIEVHNSLLNAVLNDKPHIERDN, from the coding sequence TTGGACAAGATGCCCAAGGACCAGTTCGATCCGAAGAGCTTTCTCGCCCATGTCGGTCACGGCAAGACGATCACCGAGTACAGGAAAAACCAGATGATCTTCTGCCAGGGCGAAAAGGCGGAAGCGGTATTCTTTATCCAGAAGGGCCGGATCAAACTCACCGTGCTCTCCGAGCAAGGCAAGGAGGCGGTCGTCGGCATTCTGGAGGCTGGCCAGTTCTTCGGCGAGGGTTGCCTGACCGGCCATCCGCTCCGCATCGCCACGACGACCGCGCTGGAAGACTGCGTCATCACCTCGATCACCAAGACCGCGATGATCGCTACGCTGCACGACGAGCCGGCCTTTTCCGAAATGTTCATTACCTATCTGCTGACGCGCAACAGCCGGATCGAAGAAGACCTGGTCGATCAGTTATTCAATTCGAGCGAAAAACGGCTGGCGCGACTGTTGCTGATCCTCGCGCATTTCGGCAAGGAAGGTCGCCCGCAGCCGATTGCAGTGGAGCTGAGCCAGGAGACGCTGGCGGAGATGATCGGCACCACGCGCTCGCGCGTCAGCTTCTTCATGAACAAGTTTCGCAAACTCGGCTTCATCAGCTACAATGGCAAGATCGAAGTGCACAACTCGCTGCTCAACGCCGTGCTGAATGACAAGCCGCACATCGAGCGAGACAATTAG
- a CDS encoding ATP-dependent helicase, producing the protein MPAPATYLDTLNPEQRRAVEHGVLSRHAAPAGPLLVIAGAGSGKTNTLAHRVAHLIVNGADPRRILLMTFSRRAASEMSRRVERIARKVMGTNAGVMTDALHWAGTFHGIGARLLRDYAKQIGLDPAFTIHDREDAADQMNLVRHELGFSKTEARFPTKGTCLAIYSRCVNAEAGLEEVLGANYPWCAGWAAELRELFAAYVAAKQKQNVLDYDDLLLYWAQTMTEPLLAADIGDRFDHVMVDEYQDTNRLQSSILLALKPGGRGLTVVGDDAQSIYSFRAATVRNILDFPGQFSPAADIITLDRNYRSTQPILAAANGVIDLARERFTKNLWTDRASGIKPQLVAIRDETDQARCLVERVLDLRESGTRLKEQAVLFRTSSHSGPLEVELTRRNIPFVKFGGLKFLDAAHIKDVLALLRFVENPRDRVAGFRLMQLMPGVGPASAQRALDHMAAAADPIGALLDAPAPKRAGDDWRGFVEVVTELRAGRAGWPAELELARTWYEPHLDRIHEDGMTRRADLIQLEQIASGYPSRERFLTELTLDPPDATSDQAGVPLLDEDYLILSTIHSAKGQEWKSVYVLNVVDGCMPSDLGTGTSAELEEERRLLYVAMTRAKDELHLMVPQRFFTHGQNAQGDRHVYASRTRFIPDRLLHLFERTSWPMASAETASRAATQGVRFDVGARMRGMWR; encoded by the coding sequence TTGCCTGCACCCGCCACCTATCTCGACACCCTGAATCCGGAACAGCGCCGCGCTGTGGAACATGGCGTGCTGTCGCGCCATGCTGCGCCGGCCGGCCCGCTGCTGGTGATCGCCGGGGCTGGCTCCGGCAAGACCAATACGTTGGCGCACCGCGTCGCGCATCTCATCGTCAACGGCGCCGATCCGCGCCGCATCCTGCTGATGACGTTTTCGCGCCGCGCGGCGTCGGAGATGAGCCGCCGCGTCGAACGCATCGCGCGAAAGGTGATGGGGACAAACGCCGGCGTGATGACCGATGCGCTGCACTGGGCCGGCACCTTCCATGGCATCGGCGCGCGCCTCTTGCGCGACTATGCCAAACAGATCGGGCTCGATCCCGCTTTCACAATCCACGACCGCGAGGACGCCGCCGACCAGATGAATCTGGTGCGCCACGAACTCGGTTTCTCGAAGACCGAGGCCCGGTTTCCGACCAAGGGCACATGCCTCGCGATCTATTCGCGCTGCGTCAACGCCGAGGCCGGCCTCGAAGAGGTGCTGGGCGCGAACTATCCATGGTGCGCCGGCTGGGCCGCCGAGCTGCGTGAACTGTTCGCGGCTTACGTCGCCGCCAAGCAGAAACAGAACGTGCTCGATTACGACGACCTGCTTTTGTACTGGGCGCAGACGATGACCGAGCCGTTGCTTGCCGCCGATATCGGCGACCGCTTCGACCATGTCATGGTCGACGAATATCAGGACACCAACCGCCTGCAATCCTCGATCCTGCTGGCGCTGAAGCCCGGCGGACGCGGCCTCACCGTGGTCGGCGACGACGCGCAGTCGATCTATTCGTTTCGCGCCGCCACCGTGCGCAACATCCTGGATTTTCCCGGGCAGTTCTCGCCGGCAGCCGACATCATCACGCTGGACCGCAACTATCGCTCAACGCAGCCGATCCTCGCCGCCGCCAACGGCGTGATCGATCTGGCGCGCGAACGCTTCACCAAGAACCTGTGGACCGACCGCGCCTCCGGCATAAAGCCGCAGCTGGTTGCCATCCGGGACGAAACCGATCAGGCGCGCTGCCTGGTCGAGCGCGTTCTGGATCTCCGGGAAAGCGGCACGCGGCTCAAGGAGCAAGCCGTTCTGTTTCGCACCTCGTCGCACTCCGGGCCGCTGGAAGTGGAATTGACCCGGCGCAACATTCCGTTCGTGAAATTCGGCGGACTGAAATTTCTCGATGCCGCGCACATCAAGGATGTGCTGGCGCTGCTGCGCTTCGTCGAAAACCCGCGCGACCGCGTCGCCGGCTTCCGGCTGATGCAGCTGATGCCCGGCGTGGGACCTGCCTCGGCGCAGCGCGCGCTCGATCACATGGCGGCGGCGGCCGATCCGATCGGCGCGTTGCTGGATGCGCCCGCGCCGAAACGCGCCGGCGACGACTGGCGCGGATTCGTCGAGGTGGTGACCGAACTGCGCGCCGGACGCGCCGGCTGGCCGGCGGAGCTGGAGCTAGCGCGGACATGGTACGAGCCGCATCTCGACCGCATCCATGAAGACGGCATGACGCGCCGCGCCGACCTGATCCAGCTCGAACAGATCGCCTCGGGCTATCCGTCGCGCGAGCGCTTTCTCACCGAGCTGACGCTGGACCCGCCGGACGCTACCAGCGACCAGGCCGGCGTTCCGCTGCTCGACGAGGACTATCTGATCCTGTCGACCATCCATTCCGCCAAGGGTCAGGAGTGGAAGTCGGTCTATGTGCTGAATGTCGTCGATGGCTGCATGCCGTCCGATCTGGGCACCGGCACCTCCGCCGAACTGGAAGAGGAACGCCGCCTTCTCTATGTCGCGATGACGCGCGCCAAGGACGAGCTGCATCTGATGGTGCCGCAGCGCTTCTTCACCCACGGCCAGAATGCCCAGGGCGACCGCCACGTCTACGCGTCGCGCACGCGCTTCATCCCGGACCGGCTGCTGCACCTGTTCGAGCGTACGAGCTGGCCGATGGCGAGTGCCGAGACGGCCTCGCGCGCCGCGACGCAAGGCGTGCGCTTCGACGTCGGCGCACGGATGCGCGGTATGTGGCGGTGA
- a CDS encoding methyl-accepting chemotaxis protein, protein MHALQSISARMIVAISLVAAGSCGVLAAFSMWQQQSIVDTALQRELSNDYANITAAMNAETRTNLAVADVLASMQQIKDILRAKDRAAAIAFLSNPYQKIKARGLELITLATPPGTAFARSHNPGTFDDDMTGRRKMLAQAIATKKALGGVEVGRDVLNVFGSSPVMDGDIVLGAVDVGAPFGKTFVETMKARFNVDIAIHQLSGDAAKTLASTMSAGPADAAILRRALAGETVMQFGELNGKASATAFGQIKTFSGEPVAVFEIERDASAYRTLTITALTWLAIISGSVLLVAGLIAVFIGRSMARPIKALDAAMRSIAAGQYTVAIPGAGRNDEIGSMAGAVEIFKNGLIETDRMRTAQEQTRERSQQERRETMDALASRFESGVGSVVGAVGSAAGELRSTAQSMAATAEESTRQTAAVAAASEEATQSAQAVAAAIEELNASISEISQQVNESARVAGEAVHQANTTNSEVQSLAEAAQKIGDVVRLISEIAAQTNLLALNATIEAARAGEAGRGFAVVASEVKALATQTSKATEEISAQVGAIQNATKASVGSIQGISTTIGRVSEIASAIAAAVEEQGAATLEIARNVADAARGTGEVSQNIAGVNDAARETGLAASRVVESAADLSRNGEDLKTQVDAFLREVRAT, encoded by the coding sequence ATGCACGCACTACAGTCCATTTCGGCTCGTATGATCGTGGCTATTTCCCTGGTAGCAGCCGGATCGTGTGGCGTACTGGCGGCTTTCAGCATGTGGCAGCAGCAGAGCATCGTCGATACCGCCCTGCAGCGTGAATTGAGCAACGATTACGCGAACATCACCGCAGCCATGAACGCCGAGACGCGCACCAATCTGGCCGTGGCCGACGTGCTGGCATCGATGCAGCAGATCAAGGACATCCTGCGCGCCAAGGATCGCGCCGCGGCGATCGCCTTTCTCAGCAACCCCTACCAGAAGATCAAGGCGCGTGGCCTCGAATTGATCACGCTCGCCACGCCGCCCGGCACCGCCTTTGCCCGCAGCCACAATCCCGGCACGTTCGACGACGACATGACCGGGCGGCGCAAGATGCTGGCGCAGGCGATCGCGACGAAGAAGGCGCTTGGCGGCGTCGAGGTCGGCCGCGATGTGCTGAACGTGTTCGGATCGTCGCCGGTGATGGACGGCGACATTGTGCTCGGCGCCGTCGATGTCGGCGCGCCGTTCGGCAAAACCTTCGTCGAAACGATGAAAGCGCGCTTCAACGTCGATATCGCGATCCACCAGCTCAGCGGCGACGCAGCCAAGACGCTGGCGTCCACGATGTCGGCCGGGCCTGCGGATGCGGCGATCCTTCGCCGCGCGCTGGCCGGCGAGACCGTGATGCAGTTCGGCGAGCTGAACGGCAAGGCCTCCGCCACCGCCTTCGGCCAGATCAAGACCTTCTCCGGCGAGCCGGTCGCGGTGTTCGAAATCGAGCGCGACGCATCGGCCTACCGCACCCTGACCATCACCGCGCTGACCTGGCTTGCGATCATCTCGGGATCCGTTCTGCTGGTCGCCGGCCTGATCGCGGTGTTCATTGGCCGCAGCATGGCGCGTCCGATCAAGGCGCTGGACGCCGCGATGCGCAGCATCGCTGCCGGCCAATATACGGTGGCGATCCCGGGTGCCGGCCGCAACGACGAGATCGGCTCGATGGCCGGCGCCGTCGAGATCTTCAAGAACGGCCTGATCGAGACCGACCGGATGCGTACTGCGCAGGAGCAGACCCGCGAGCGCAGCCAGCAGGAACGCCGCGAGACGATGGACGCGCTTGCCAGCCGCTTTGAAAGCGGCGTCGGCAGTGTCGTCGGCGCGGTAGGTTCCGCCGCCGGCGAATTACGCAGCACCGCACAGTCGATGGCTGCGACCGCCGAGGAATCGACGCGGCAGACCGCCGCCGTGGCCGCCGCTTCCGAAGAAGCCACCCAGAGCGCCCAGGCCGTTGCCGCAGCGATCGAGGAACTCAACGCCTCGATCAGCGAGATCTCCCAGCAGGTCAACGAATCTGCCCGCGTCGCCGGCGAGGCCGTCCATCAGGCCAACACCACCAATTCCGAAGTGCAAAGCCTCGCCGAAGCCGCGCAAAAAATCGGCGACGTCGTCAGGCTGATCAGCGAGATCGCGGCCCAGACCAATCTGCTCGCGCTCAACGCCACCATCGAGGCGGCGCGCGCCGGCGAGGCCGGCCGCGGTTTCGCCGTGGTCGCCTCCGAAGTGAAGGCCCTGGCGACGCAGACCTCGAAGGCCACCGAAGAGATCTCGGCGCAGGTCGGCGCGATCCAGAATGCCACCAAGGCCTCGGTCGGCTCGATCCAGGGCATCAGCACGACGATCGGCCGCGTCAGCGAGATCGCGAGCGCGATCGCCGCGGCGGTGGAGGAACAGGGCGCCGCCACGCTGGAGATCGCCCGCAACGTGGCAGACGCCGCGCGCGGCACCGGCGAGGTCTCGCAGAATATTGCGGGGGTCAACGACGCCGCCCGCGAAACCGGCCTCGCCGCCAGCCGCGTGGTGGAATCCGCCGCCGACCTGTCGCGCAATGGCGAAGACCTCAAGACCCAGGTCGATGCCTTCCTTCGCGAAGTGCGGGCGACGTAA